In Primulina eburnea isolate SZY01 chromosome 3, ASM2296580v1, whole genome shotgun sequence, one DNA window encodes the following:
- the LOC140828234 gene encoding protein FAR-RED ELONGATED HYPOCOTYL 3-like, with the protein MSQSHGYYVQTESVGNEFGIYKVMNFQASSSSKPRVLTHVIQGDDILCSCMKFQFEGIPCRHMLAFFRINQVFHLPDKYILKRWTQAAKNVEFFPTDEPNVVEAPERCLMSRHLRLSYKASALVDIASLTVEGTNFLNAQFDYIGNKMKDLNMTTTVSGGSQCRRATDRAVDIVDPQKIRTKGCGKRLKSSKEKATTQGRKCRGCGRRGVQHDKRNCPNLQDGSTINNKNEEESSDDEDFGSIDGSNNWI; encoded by the exons ATGAGTCAGAGTCATGGTTATTACGTGCAAACAGAATCTGTGGGAAATGAGTTTGGGATTTACAAGGTAATGAATTTTCAagcttcttcttcttcgaaacCAAGAGTGCTTACACATGTCATACAAGGGGATGATATATTGTGCAGTTGTATGAAATTTCAGTTTGAGGGCATTCCATGCAGGCATATGTTAGCATTTTTTCGTATAAACCAAGTCTTTCATTTGCCTGATAAATATATACTGAAACGTTGGACGCAAGCAGCAAAGAATGTAGAATTTTTTCCTACAGATGAGCCAAATGTGGTTGAAGCTCCAGAAAGATGTTTGATGTCAAGACATTTGAGGTTATCCTATAAAGCTTCTGCATTAGTTGATATTGCATCATTGACTGTTGAGGGAACAAATTTCTTGAATGCACAGTTTGATTATATTGGCAACAAAATGAAAGATTTGAATATGACTACAACAGTAAGCGGTGGAAGTCAATGTAGAAGAGCCACAGATAGGGCTGTTGATATCGTTGATCCTCAAAAAATTAGAACAAAGGGATGTGGGAAGAGATTAAAGTCATCAAAGGAGAAGGCAACCACACAGGGAAGAAAATGTCGTGGGTGTGGACGCCGAGGTGTGCAGCATGACAAGCGTAACTGTCCAAATTTGCAAGACGG GTCaactattaataataaaaacgaAGAAGAAAGCTCAGATGACGAAGATTTTGGATCGATAGATG GTTCTAACAACTGGATTTGA